A genome region from Macaca nemestrina isolate mMacNem1 chromosome 15, mMacNem.hap1, whole genome shotgun sequence includes the following:
- the LOC139358601 gene encoding uncharacterized protein isoform X1, producing the protein MVSLLLGQFWYSSGWPGLWVLSSLAWWTKEMQDGGKPAFSLICPFPPLPDQPACMSLCICFWLLHGTQPTATKQTTGPVTQKAEGSEEWETPNLFSRKGMTGQDEIQSYVHYLLACHLAVSPLWVVSRGGSSDQAGAEKHRQAFREDPVSLAIQLQGHKTDKPQSQNMFSLEKQEMM; encoded by the exons aTGGTTTCCCTGCTCCTGGGGCAGTTCTGGTACAGTTCAGGATGGCCAGGACTGTGGGTTCTCAGCAGCCTGGCCTGGTGGACAAAGGAAATGCAAGACGGTGGCAAACCAGCATTCAGCCTCA TCTGCCCCTTTCCTCCCCTGCCTGATCAGCCAGCCTGCATGAGCCTCTGTATTTGTTTCTGGCTTCTCCATGGAACTCAGCCTACAGCCACAAAGCAAACCACGGGGCCAGTGACACAGAAGGCAGAGGGGAGTGAGGAGTGGGAAACACCTAACCTGTTCTCAAGGAAG GGAATGACTGGCCAAGATGAGATTCAATCGTATGTCCACTACCTCCTGGCCTGCCACCTGGCTGTGAGTCCTTTGTGGGTGGTGTCCAGAGGCGGTTCCAGTGACCAGGCAGGTGCTGAGAAGCACAGGCAG gcATTCCGTGAGGACCCTGTTTCCCTTGCTATACAGTTACAAGGTCACAAGACAGATAAGCCTCAGTCGCAAAACATGTTTTCcttggaaaaacaagaaatgatgtAA
- the LOC139358601 gene encoding uncharacterized protein isoform X2, with protein sequence MVSLLLGQFWYSSGWPGLWVLSSLAWWTKEMQDGGKPAFSLTCMSLCICFWLLHGTQPTATKQTTGPVTQKAEGSEEWETPNLFSRKGMTGQDEIQSYVHYLLACHLAVSPLWVVSRGGSSDQAGAEKHRQAFREDPVSLAIQLQGHKTDKPQSQNMFSLEKQEMM encoded by the exons aTGGTTTCCCTGCTCCTGGGGCAGTTCTGGTACAGTTCAGGATGGCCAGGACTGTGGGTTCTCAGCAGCCTGGCCTGGTGGACAAAGGAAATGCAAGACGGTGGCAAACCAGCATTCAGCCTCA CCTGCATGAGCCTCTGTATTTGTTTCTGGCTTCTCCATGGAACTCAGCCTACAGCCACAAAGCAAACCACGGGGCCAGTGACACAGAAGGCAGAGGGGAGTGAGGAGTGGGAAACACCTAACCTGTTCTCAAGGAAG GGAATGACTGGCCAAGATGAGATTCAATCGTATGTCCACTACCTCCTGGCCTGCCACCTGGCTGTGAGTCCTTTGTGGGTGGTGTCCAGAGGCGGTTCCAGTGACCAGGCAGGTGCTGAGAAGCACAGGCAG gcATTCCGTGAGGACCCTGTTTCCCTTGCTATACAGTTACAAGGTCACAAGACAGATAAGCCTCAGTCGCAAAACATGTTTTCcttggaaaaacaagaaatgatgtAA